A single Phoenix dactylifera cultivar Barhee BC4 chromosome 1, palm_55x_up_171113_PBpolish2nd_filt_p, whole genome shotgun sequence DNA region contains:
- the LOC103699387 gene encoding probable alpha,alpha-trehalose-phosphate synthase [UDP-forming] 9: MPSRSYPNLLELAPADSDFPSPPRHPARLPRVMADPGILSSAGAATDESPPASPSPLPERRIIVSHHLPLRATPDPASPSGWSFSYDPDALVLQLRSGLPPGVDVLHVGTLRGLPDGLDPAHHDAVAAQLRREFRCVPVLLPPDLHARFYHGFCKHYLWPLLHYLLPISPSSLGGLRFDLSLWRSYLSANKLFADRLTEVLNPDDDFVWIQDYHLLALPTFLRKRFPRVKLGFFLHSPFPTSEIFRTIPVRDDLLRALLNADLVGFHTFDYARHFLSVCSRSLGLDYQSKRGYMGIEYYGRTVTIKILPVGVDMGQLRSVMASPEAADKVQELTGRYKDKTLLLGVDDVDLFKGIGLKFLAMERLLEEHQELRGRVVLVQIFNPARSQGRDVQEVEDETRSITKRINDRFGRPGYEPIVVIDRPVPTYEKVAFYAVSECCVVNPVRDGMNLVPYEYTVCRQGSLALEGSPKKSMLVVSEFIGCSPSLSGAIRVNPWNVDAVAEAMNLAITTLEAEKQLRHEKHYKYVSSHDVAYWARSFDQDLQRACKDHFLRRCWGIGFGMSFRVVALGPNFRRLSVEHIAPAYRRTNSRLILLDYDGTMMPQSSIDKTPSNEVTSILNSLCSDPKNVVFVVSGRGKDELSKWFAPCEKLGISAEHGYFTRWSRDTPWESCMLTADFDWKKIAEPVMRLYMEATDGSYIEHKESALVWHHQEADPDFGSCQAKELLDHLENVLANEPVSVKRGQHIVEVNPQGISKGVVVENLIATMLSGGKPPDFVLCIGDDRSDEDMFESIMSSMNNPSLPAIAEVFACTVGKKPSKAKYYLDDTVDVVKMLQGLANASSQLPRPAQRQVSFEGSL; the protein is encoded by the exons atgcCTTCTCGGTCCTACCCGAACCTTCTGGAGCTGGCCCCCGCCGACTCCGACTTCCCGTCGCCGCCCCGACACCCGGCCCGCCTCCCCCGCGTCATGGCGGACCCCGGCATCCTCTCCTCCGCTGGTGCCGCCACCGACGAGTCACCGCCGGCGTCGCCGTCGCCGCTGCCGGAGCGCCGGATCATCGTCTCCCACCACCTCCCCCTCCGCGCGACTCCTGACCCCGCCTCCCCCTCTGGCTGGTCGTTCTCCTACGATCCGGACGCCTTGGTCCTCCAGCTCCGCTCCGGCCTCCCCCCTGGCGTAGATGTCCTCCACGTCGGCACCCTCCGCGGCCTTCCCGACGGCCTCGACCCAGCTCACCACGACGCCGTCGCCGCCCAGCTCCGCCGCGAGTTCCGCTGCGTCCCCGTCCTCCTCCCCCCGGACCTCCACGCCCGCTTCTACCACGGCTTCTGCAAGCACTACCTCTGGCCCCTCCTCCACTACCTCCTCCCCATCTCCCCCTCCTCCCTTGGCGGCCTCCGCTTCGATCTATCCCTCTGGCGCTCCTATCTCTCGGCCAACAAGCTCTTCGCCGACCGCCTAACCGAGGTCCTCAACCCCGACGACGACTTCGTCTGGATCCAAGACTACCACCTCCTCGCCCTCCCCACCTTCCTCCGCAAGCGCTTCCCCAGGGTAAAGCTCGGATTTTTCCTCCATTCCCCTTTCCCAACCTCCGAGATCTTCCGCACCATCCCCGTCCGGGACGACCTCCTCCGCGCCCTCCTCAACGCTGACCTCGTCGGCTTCCACACCTTCGACTACGCCCGCCACTTCCTCTCCGTCTGCTCCCGCTCGCTCGGCCTCGATTACCAGTCGAAACGAGGGTACATGGGCATCGAGTACTACGGCCGCACCGTCACCATCAAGATCCTCCCCGTCGGGGTCGACATGGGCCAGCTCCGCTCCGTCATGGCGTCGCCGGAGGCGGCCGACAAGGTCCAGGAGCTCACGGGGAGGTACAAGGACAAGACCTTGCTGCTTGGCGTGGACGACGTTGACCTGTTCAAAGGGATCGGGTTGAAGTTTCTGGCGATGGAGCGGCTGCTGGAGGAGCACCAGGAGCTGCGCGGCCGGGTGGTTCTGGTCCAGATCTTCAACCCGGCGAGGAGCCAGGGGAGGGACGTGCAGGAGGTGGAGGACGAGACCCGGTCGATCACGAAGAGGATCAACGACAGGTTTGGCCGCCCTGGCTACGAGCCCATCGTCGTGATCGACCGCCCGGTACCCACCTACGAGAAGGTTGCCTTCTACGCCGTGTCCGAGTGCTGCGTGGTGAATCCGGTGCGGGACGGGATGAACCTCGTCCCTTACGAGTACACCGTGTGCCGTCAGGGGAGCCTGGCATTGGAGGGATCTCCCAAGAAGAGCATGCTCGTGGTGTCGGAGTTCATCGGTTGCTCCCCATCCCTCAGTGGGGCAATTCGGGTCAATCCATGGAATGTGGATGCTGTGGCAGAGGCCATGAATTTGGCTATCACAACACTGGAGGCCGAGAAGCAGCTGCGGCACGAGAAGCACTATAAGTATGTCAGCTCTCATGATGTCGCCTACTGGGCGAGGTCATTCGATCAGGACTTGCAGCGGGCATGCAAGGACCATTTCCTCAGGAGGTGTTGGGGGATTGGATTTGGGATGAGCTTCCGCGTGGTTGCTCTTGGTCCTAATTTCAGAAGGCTTTCGGTGGAGCATATAGCCCCCGCGTACAGGAGGACAAACAGCAGGCTCATATTACTAGATTACGACGGGACAATGATGCCGCAGTCTTCGATCGACAAAACACCAAGCAATGAAGTTACTTCAATCTTGAATAGTTTGTGCTCAGACCCAAAGAATGTAGTTTTTGTTGTCAGCGGCAGAGGGAAGGACGAGTTGAGCAAGTGGTTCGCTCCATGCGAGAAGTTAGGAATCTCTGCTGAGCATGGATATTTCACAAG GTGGAGTCGGGATACTCCTTGGGAGTCATGCATGTTAACAGCTGACTTTGATTGGAAAAAGATTGCAGAACCTGTAATGAGGCTCTACATGGAGGCAACCGATGGATCTTACATTGAACATAAAGAAAGTGCGCTAGTCTGGCATCATCAAGAGGCTGATCCTGATTTTGGGTCGTGCCAGGCAAAAGAACTCCTTGATCATCTAGAGAATGTGCTTGCCAACGAACCTGTGTCTGTGAAAAGGGGCCAGCATATTGTAGAAGTAAACCCTCAG GGTATAAGCAAAGGTGTGGTGGTGGAAAATCTTATTGCGACCATGTTGAGTGGAGGAAAACCACCGGACTTTGTATTATGCATCGGAGATGATCGATCTGATGAAGACATGTTTGAGAGCATCATGAGTTCCATGAATAATCCATCACTGCCAGCAATTGCTGAAGTCTTTGCATGCACCGTTGGTAAGAAACCAAGCAAGGCTAAGTACTATCTTGATGATACGGTCGACGTCGTAAAGATGCTCCAAGGTCTGGCCAATGCATCATCGCAGCTACCCAGACCAGCACAACGTCAAGTCTCATTCGAAGGATCTCTCTGA